AATCCCCGTCCGCGTAAATTTTGTCTTGAAGGCATCTTTCTTTCAAAAGAGACACAAATAACGTATCAAATTGACCTGTAAGCGTATAACGATTGAATTCCATTCCGTCTTCTATGTATTGCTCTTTATTTGGTATTCCTGGCTCATTCAATGACAAGCAGAATCCCATTCGGCACAGTATATTAGGAGTTAATCCTGTTCTGCTTTTTAACATTCCTAACTTATGGGTGGCTTCGCTGCTTACTCTAATTTTGTTCAATTTCATCGCTGTATTAATTGCCCTCCCAGAAGTAACCAATTTCACCAATGGTCATTTTTTTGTCTTCATAATAGTTCAAATGATACGCGTGCGATACATAAGGCGATAATTCATGAAAAAAACTGTTATCTATTTCAGTGTCAGTCGATAAAACAAGTGTCTGGTGGCTTGCATTGGGGAAATATATATTGACCAAATTAGATCTATGATCACTATCTAATCTGCTTAAAGGCGTATCGATTATCAGAGGTAATGGCCTACCAGAAATTTTTTTCAATGCCCACAATAGAGCTATTGCAAAGACCTGTCTTTCACCACTGGAAAGACTTTTTCTCGGAATCTTATTACCTCTCTCGTCATAAAAGGTGTGAGAGAAATTAGACGGATCAATGCTTATTCTTGATACAAGATTTTTCTTTCTACACAATTGATTGAAAAGATCGCAAATAGTGTCTTCCAGTTCCTTTATTTTGTGTTTCTTCAAATCGTCTTCAAAATCGACTAAGATTTCTTGTATTTCCGCCAATAGTCGTAGTTTTTCTGTAAAACGGCTGCTATCTATAGCGTCTTGATTAATCTTTTTTATTTCTCTCTCAATATGATCTAAATGAAATTCATTTTTTTTAATGTCTTCATCCTGTTTTTTTGCTGTAGTAGATATTGCTCCAAGGTCTCTATTAACCTGGTTTAACTGAGAAATCAACGGTCTTATTGCATCTTCAGAAGGTACCCTTGAAATATTAGCTTCAACTTTTTTAAGGTTATCCTTCGCTTCATTTATACGCTTACAAAGTGTCGAAACATTATTGGGCATTTCATTTAATGCTTGATGTACCCAAGAAGTCAATTTTTCAATATCATTCCTCGATAAATCATTAATGACACATGTAGATACGTTGAATTCCAATGTGGCCTGCAAAATTTTATATGATGCTTGCACCATATATTCACAAAATGAATCAATTTTTTTTGTTTCTATAGATTTAAATTCTTCCGAGTGCATTATTTCTTCAGTAAGTTTAATCACGTGTTTCTTTATTTCGTTATGCAGGCTTTGCTTACTCAATTCGTTTTGTTCGTATTGTATTCGTTCAGTCAATTTTTTACAGAGATCTGAACATAACGAGAATGGTAATACACCATGGCATATGTCTCTGAGCGCGTCTTCAAAACTGTTAATT
This sequence is a window from Syntrophales bacterium. Protein-coding genes within it:
- the dndD gene encoding DNA sulfur modification protein DndD, producing the protein MIFNKITLYNFGPYYNRQEYDLRPRVKNGELCPVILFGGKNGAGKTTIFEAINLSLYGPSSLGPTVTKSSYEEYLFDKIHRNTISNEEINKASVELEFSHIHLGFRNIYQVLRSWKKNGKKIEEQLSIKRNGDVIEDLDRDQWDTLLKEILPPGIAQTFFFDGEKIRKLSGERSIDRLYMVDSIEALLGIDIIKRLKSDLVTYSRKLDKEKDNSLYVNKIDDLNQKKEDLSKNLLMLKQDRAQNETRISWLKSQISLLEEKVALSGGEFSEKYGKLKSEDEKLKVEINSFEDALRDICHGVLPFSLCSDLCKKLTERIQYEQNELSKQSLHNEIKKHVIKLTEEIMHSEEFKSIETKKIDSFCEYMVQASYKILQATLEFNVSTCVINDLSRNDIEKLTSWVHQALNEMPNNVSTLCKRINEAKDNLKKVEANISRVPSEDAIRPLISQLNQVNRDLGAISTTAKKQDEDIKKNEFHLDHIEREIKKINQDAIDSSRFTEKLRLLAEIQEILVDFEDDLKKHKIKELEDTICDLFNQLCRKKNLVSRISIDPSNFSHTFYDERGNKIPRKSLSSGERQVFAIALLWALKKISGRPLPLIIDTPLSRLDSDHRSNLVNIYFPNASHQTLVLSTDTEIDNSFFHELSPYVSHAYHLNYYEDKKMTIGEIGYFWEGN
- the dndE gene encoding DNA sulfur modification protein DndE, coding for MKLNKIRVSSEATHKLGMLKSRTGLTPNILCRMGFCLSLNEPGIPNKEQYIEDGMEFNRYTLTGQFDTLFVSLLKERCLQDKIYADGDLPEYFLAHVNRGIELLYVRLKSLRDLTNIL